A window of Rhodothermales bacterium genomic DNA:
ACTCCCTGATCCGATCGAAAATCACAACGGTGTCGTTCAGGGAGTATCCTACAATCGTCAGGAAGGCAGCAATGATCGACTGGTCGATCTGCATCGAAAACGGCACGATGCCATACAGCGCCGAGAAAACGCCCAGCGTGATGATCACATCATGGAAAAGCGCGGCTACTGCTCCGAGCCCGAAGCGCCATTCGAAACGGATCAGGATGTAGACGAAGATCACGAGCAACGACCCAAAGACCGAGTAGATCGCACCTCGTTTTAGATCAGCGGCAAAACGGGGTCCGACGATATCCGTCTTGAGCACTCTCGGATTCGAGTCTGTAAATGCTGAAGCAATTCCACCCGTTATCGCATTCTGAATCTCATTGATGTCGCCTTCGTCGAGGGCCCTGATCAGTAGCTCGCTGTCGCCGTAGGCCTTCACCTCCGGTGTGCTGGTCAGAACCTGCGCAAGTTCCTCGCGGACCTGAACAACGTTGAGGGGTTCCGTGGTTTCCACGACGAACTCCATGCCGCCCCGAAAGTCGATGCCCATTTCGAGCCCGCGACTGACAAGCGACACGATACTCAGCGCGATCAGAATGCCGGAGAATATATAACCCTTGGTGCGGCTCTGAATAAATTTGTAACTGATGTTTTCGAAGATTCTCATGGCCTGTATGGATCATGGCGCCAAGAGGGCGCCGTTGAATGTTGGCTGGTGGACTGTCTGCAACTCAGCCGTAGTTCACGGACAGTCGTCGCTCGATGACCATGTAGTCAAAGATGATTCGTGTAAACACGATGGCGCTGAACATGGACGCGAGGATACCGGCCATAAGCGTCACGGCGAATCCCTGAATCGGACCCACACCAAACGAGTAGAGGATGGCTCCGACAAAGAACGTCGTGATGTTTGCATCGACGATGGCCGACAGCGCTTTGGCGAATCCGCCGTCGATCGCCGCCTTGAGCGTCTTGCCGGTAGTCTGTTCCTCTCGGATTCGCTCGAAGATCAGCACGTTGGCGTCAACAGCCATACCGATCGTGAGTACGATACCCGCGATGCCGGGTAGCGTTAGCGTCGCTCCAAACCCGGCAAGGATGCCGAGAATGAAGATGATATTCAGCACGAGCGCGAGGTCGGCGACAACACCGCCGGTTCGATAGTAGGCGATCATGAAGAGCGCTACGATCAGCAAGCCGACCATAACGGATAGAAACCCGGCCCTGATCGAAGCCTGACCAAGGCTCGGACCGACCGTCCTCTCCTCAACGATCTCGACGGGCGCCGGCAGGGCACCCGATTTCAGGATGGTCACGATATCCTGCGCTTCTTCCTGTGAGTCAAGTCCGCTGATCGCTGAACGGCCTCCGGTGATTCGTTCGTTGACGACCGGGTACGAATACACCACCCCGTCAAGTACAATCGCCACCTGCTTGCCAACGTTCGCGCCGGTAAGGCGGGCCCACGTGCGAGCCCCCTCAGAATTCATCACCATTGTCACTTCGGGTGCGTTGGTGATCTGGTCGAAGTCAACTCTCGCATCCTCGATGACCTCTCCGGTCATTTCGATGTCGTCGCGAACACCCAGGATGTAGTACATCTCGTGGCCATCTTCGGTCAGACCGATCGGAGATGACGTGTACATGAGCTTGATTCCGGACGGCAGAAGCGCCCTGATC
This region includes:
- a CDS encoding protein translocase subunit SecF is translated as MRIFENISYKFIQSRTKGYIFSGILIALSIVSLVSRGLEMGIDFRGGMEFVVETTEPLNVVQVREELAQVLTSTPEVKAYGDSELLIRALDEGDINEIQNAITGGIASAFTDSNPRVLKTDIVGPRFAADLKRGAIYSVFGSLLVIFVYILIRFEWRFGLGAVAALFHDVIITLGVFSALYGIVPFSMQIDQSIIAAFLTIVGYSLNDTVVIFDRIRE
- the secD gene encoding protein translocase subunit SecD — protein: MQGNGFKIFLTVFFLLVTGYYLWPSAQNLYYNQRIGDMEVEARQEYERENFARLREVKEKALKLGLDLLGGMHVTLEVGVESLIRELSRETDEVFEEVLTIASGRAAREGVSVIDAFVDEFESRDENARLSRYFRNDDEGITRRSTNVEVASYLRGEADAAVTRAIEIIRDRVDRYGVTEPSIQKQGSRRVIVEMPGIDDPERIRKLLKGTARLEFRLMADPQDVVRSLQGMIEYYEESAVDTSAESATDAAAADTLLDISALLEEEAQAANALLEVMQPVGQGVVYGAVAENDTAAANTLLRAPEIRALLPSGIKLMYTSSPIGLTEDGHEMYYILGVRDDIEMTGEVIEDARVDFDQITNAPEVTMVMNSEGARTWARLTGANVGKQVAIVLDGVVYSYPVVNERITGGRSAISGLDSQEEAQDIVTILKSGALPAPVEIVEERTVGPSLGQASIRAGFLSVMVGLLIVALFMIAYYRTGGVVADLALVLNIIFILGILAGFGATLTLPGIAGIVLTIGMAVDANVLIFERIREEQTTGKTLKAAIDGGFAKALSAIVDANITTFFVGAILYSFGVGPIQGFAVTLMAGILASMFSAIVFTRIIFDYMVIERRLSVNYG